From Brevibacillus marinus, a single genomic window includes:
- a CDS encoding ferrochelatase produces MAKAVAAAANIARYQAVFRSGRGDGWLGPDVKEAMKALAAKGAKGFVMCELLSVTADVESYQEIKEECQAVARELDVEFAVAEFLGDSFDTVLSITELIKSRL; encoded by the coding sequence ATGGCTAAAGCTGTTGCGGCGGCTGCCAACATTGCTCGTTATCAAGCGGTGTTTCGCTCGGGGCGGGGCGATGGATGGTTAGGTCCCGATGTGAAAGAAGCGATGAAAGCGTTAGCGGCAAAAGGTGCGAAAGGTTTTGTCATGTGCGAACTGTTGAGTGTAACCGCAGATGTGGAGTCCTATCAGGAAATTAAAGAAGAGTGTCAAGCGGTTGCGAGAGAACTAGACGTAGAATTTGCTGTAGCGGAGTTTTTGGGCGATAGTTTTGATACCGTTCTCTCCATTACAGAGCTCATTAAAAGCCGCTTGTGA
- a CDS encoding acetyl-CoA hydrolase/transferase family protein gives MIHFDSIAKRMAPEGILDFIKEGDDLILPLANGEPVVLLDALEQNVDLLKGVRIHQMHALKQRPYINGEFGDRLRHVSYFLSGATREAYRAGKIELVPSHFRQMPRILRETTKTSLILATASPMDEHGYFSLGTNADYVAAFIGKVPFFLEVNPNMPRTFGGNQVHISQVLGYTEVDRPLVEVLPAPINDKDRKIASYIMDHIPNGATLQVGIGGVPNAVLDALKNHRNIGIHTELLTDGIVDLINKGVITGVEKKTNPGKVIATFALGTRYLYDFMDENSSIELLPVDYVNDPRTIGQEENMISINATTEIDFYGQCASETVAGKYYSSSGGQADFAQGVLFSQNGKGFICLYSTAKDDTISRIRPLLTPGSVVTTLKNEVDYVVTEYGIAHLRGKSLSQRTKELIRIAHPKFREELTFKAKKLGFLV, from the coding sequence ATGATTCATTTCGACAGCATCGCAAAACGCATGGCTCCTGAAGGTATTTTGGATTTCATTAAAGAAGGAGACGATTTGATTTTACCGCTGGCCAATGGCGAACCTGTCGTACTGTTGGATGCGCTGGAACAAAATGTGGACCTCCTGAAAGGCGTGCGCATTCACCAAATGCATGCCTTGAAACAGCGCCCCTACATTAACGGGGAATTTGGCGACCGTCTGCGGCATGTTTCCTATTTTTTGAGCGGCGCCACTAGAGAAGCTTATCGTGCCGGAAAGATCGAGCTGGTCCCCAGTCATTTCCGCCAGATGCCGCGCATTTTAAGAGAAACGACAAAGACTTCCCTGATTCTGGCGACGGCTTCGCCCATGGATGAACATGGATATTTTTCTTTAGGCACGAACGCGGATTACGTGGCGGCCTTTATCGGTAAAGTTCCCTTTTTCCTGGAAGTAAATCCGAACATGCCCCGCACCTTTGGCGGCAATCAGGTTCATATCAGCCAGGTTCTGGGTTACACGGAAGTTGACAGGCCTTTAGTTGAAGTGCTTCCAGCCCCCATCAATGACAAAGACAGAAAAATCGCGTCATACATCATGGACCATATTCCCAACGGCGCCACGTTACAAGTTGGAATCGGCGGAGTCCCCAATGCCGTATTGGACGCTTTGAAAAATCACCGCAATATCGGCATTCATACCGAATTGCTGACGGACGGAATCGTGGATCTCATCAACAAGGGCGTCATTACTGGAGTGGAAAAAAAGACGAATCCCGGCAAGGTGATCGCCACCTTTGCTCTGGGCACAAGGTATCTTTACGATTTTATGGATGAAAACTCCAGCATCGAGCTTTTGCCGGTGGATTATGTAAATGATCCGAGAACCATTGGGCAAGAAGAAAATATGATTTCCATCAATGCCACAACGGAAATTGATTTTTACGGGCAGTGCGCGTCCGAAACGGTTGCGGGTAAATACTACAGTTCCAGCGGCGGGCAGGCTGACTTCGCGCAGGGCGTGCTGTTTTCCCAGAACGGAAAAGGATTCATTTGCCTGTACTCCACAGCCAAAGACGACACCATCTCCCGCATCCGTCCTCTGCTGACCCCCGGTTCTGTTGTGACCACGTTGAAAAATGAAGTGGATTATGTGGTAACAGAATACGGCATCGCCCATTTGCGAGG